One Eptesicus fuscus isolate TK198812 chromosome 13, DD_ASM_mEF_20220401, whole genome shotgun sequence genomic window, GGTCGGACTCTGATGAGCATCGGCCGGGGCCACAGCGCAAGACCGCCGGGCGCCCGTCCGCGGCATGTGGTGTGGGGGCCGTGAGATAATGGGGAAGACCCCGGCCTCACCCTGTGCCTGCCCTGCTCCCGAgtgagcggcggcggcgggaggggctGACGCAGCGGGCGTGCCCTCGCCCCGGCCCGCAGACCCTGATGATCCGCGACTGGTGGACGTGCACGATCGTGAGCGTGATGTTCGAGTTCCTGGAGTACAGCCTGGAGCACCAGCTGCCCAACTTCAGCGAGTGCTGGTGGGACCACGTAGGTGCCGGTGATGGGGGCTtccgccctggcctggcctcaggccTCGTGTCCCGCACCCAGGCCCGCCCACcctgtgagggagggggaggggggaggggaggccggaggAGCTACAGGGTCCACGGGGCTGCCTCCCGCCTCCAGTGGATCATGGACGTGCTGATCTGCAACGGGCTGGGCATCTACTGCGGCATGAAGACCCTCAAGTGGCTGTCCCTGAAGACGTACAAGTGGCAGGGCCTCTGGAACATCCCCACCTACAAGTGCGTCTGCCGAGTGCggtgctgcagggcctgggcatggggggggcctggaggggccctgagggccaggccctgtgccatcCGACGCGTCTTGGGAGGGGGCAGACGAGGGTTTTGCCTCCTGGGCTGCCCGCGGGAACCTCGAAGGCCCTCCCAGGCAGGGCGTCAGCCCGTGCTGTCTGGCCACGGCCGCCCTGCTCTGAGGCCGCCCTTCTCAGGGCGTGGTCGCAGgctctgcctttttattttgaatttaaagaaACAGTCCAGGAAAAGACCTggaggccggggctggggagtggggtcTCCGCTCCTGTCCATCATGGGTGTCTTGGGGTGGAGGGCACGGGACTAGGAACctgctgagccccccccccccccccccgccgccccctccgcTCCAGGGGCAAGATGAAGAGGATCGCTTTCCAGTTCACGCCCTACAGCTGGGTCCGCTTCGAATGGAAGCCCGCCTCCAGCCTGCGCCGCTGGCTGGCCGTGTGCGGCATCATCCTGGTGGTAAGGCCGGCCGCCTCCCGCGCACGGCCCGCTGGGCTCGGCTCGCCGCCCACACTCCCCTGTCCCCCAGTTCTTGTTGGCAGAGCTGAACACCTTCTACCTGAAGTTCGTGCTGTGGCTGCCCCCGGAGCACTCCCTGGTCCTGCTGCGGCTGGTCTTCTTCGTGAACGTGGGCGGCGTGGCCATGCGGGAGATCTACGACTTCATGGACGACCCGTGagccgcgggcggggcggggcgggcagggcctgTGCCCACGCGGGCGGTCCGGGCCCCTCAGCCGCGTGCCTCCCCTGCAGGAAGCCGCACAAGAAGCTGGGccagcaggcctggctggtggcCGCCATCACGGCCACGGAGCTGCTCATCGTGGTCAAGTACGACCCGCAGACGCTCACGCTGTCCCTGCCCTTCTACATCGCCCAGTGCTGGACGCTCGGCTCCGTGCTCGTGCTCACCTGGACCGTCTGGCGCTTCTTCCTGCGGTGAGGCCCGTCCGGGGCGGGTGCAGCGGGTCGGGTCCTGGGTGGCGCTGTCCGCCCCGCTCAGCGTGCAGGGCAGGCCCTGGGGCCCCTGCAGGCCGAGTGACCCGCCCTACCGCCCCAGGGACATCACCCTGCGGTACAAGGAGACCCGGCGGCAGAAGCGGCAGAGCGGCGGTGACCAGGGCAACACTGGTGGCCACGTGGACAGGCAGCGGTCTGGGCCCGACAACCCCCCAGGGCCCCtggaggctgagagggagggtgaggggcaCCGGCTCTGAactgccctgctccccacacccgcCAGGACACAGGTTGTGTCCCCTCCTCCTCGGATTCCCGTCAGGAGCTTCCGacaggcctccccctcccccagcaacaGCGAGGCTCTggaggggcatggaggaggccccTCCCACAGGGCTGGTGTGCGTGTGGCATGCGTGCACACGCGTGCACTCCCCGGGCTCTGGGCGACTGGCTTCTCATGACAGTGTGGCTGGGGCGCGCCCTGGGCAGCCTCTGGGCCACATCGAGCCCTGGCGCCTAGCGGGCCGGGCCCCGATCCCCGCCAGCCCCTCCGCCCCGTGCCCCACGTGTTCCTGAGGGGTCCACCAGCTCCTGAGATGGCCGAGACGGGCAGATCCGAGCTGCAGCCCTGAGCCGTTTCCTCGGAGCCTTCCTCCTGCCCAGCTGACGCagagggcatgggtggggggggctgTGCCCAAGGTTGGAAGGAGGGGTCCTGGGTCTCTGGCCCCAAGTTGGTCATCTCCATGAGCAGACAGAACAAATAAATGGCGATGGTCTGAAGCTCGTGTCCTCACTGACCCCATGCCCCCTCCCTGGGGTCGTCGCCCAGAGGCAGGAGTCCAGTGGCAGGGCTGCCAGGCTGAGCCCAGGGGCCACCCCTCTGCCGTGTCTGCCCCTGGCGGGGCCTGCATGGGGGGACGGCCTGGGAGCTGGTtctgggtggggtgtgggggggggtggaccctggctggggggctgagcgCATCTGCCCTGAAAAGTACTGAGTTGCTGAGTCCCACCTGCTGGGAGGGTGGTGTCCTTAGCTGTTGGATTGTCAACTCCTTTCGGGGAGTTTCAGACCGAGAGGTAACGAGAAGGCTGTGGAGCACGtgggcccccagctgccctcccctgaaccTGTCCCGGCCACGGGCCGCCCTCACTTGAGAAGTGTCCGGGACTGGCTGGCTCTGCTCTTGTCCTGAGCTAGACCCGCTCAGTGCGCGTCCCCCAGGCTGAGCCGCACCACGGCAGGTGCAGTGGTGCCGTGTCCCTGGTCACGCCTCTaggtcccagcctccctcctcgcTCTGTGCCGTCCCGTGGGTGGTGGCCGAGCTCCCCTTGTCCtggctgggcctctgggcagccccaggccctcctgtACCAACTGCAGGTACCGACTCAGCTGCTGCGGCCAGAGTGCCTCCTGACTGTGCCCGTCAGGGCAGGTCACCCTGTGCTGGCAGGTGAGGGGCGCCAGGAGCGCGCTGGTCCAGCAGTGTGGAGGCCTACGGCCACAGGTGAGCCAGGCCTGAGGCAGAGAGCACCTTCTGGTGCCCCTTGtgggcagccctggcttcctgtcCTCTCAGGCCCTGAGGAAGGGGCTGCGGGGCGGCGGCCAGGGCCGCAGGGAGCAGGTCCCCTGGGGCACacctggccaggcctgcaagACGCGCACGTGTTTTAGCTGCCACATCGGCGTGGTCTCTGGGCAGCAAGGCCTCGTTCGTAAAAGCATCACCTGCGATGCAGAACCTCAGACCCACGGGAAGCACAGGACCGTCTACCCAAAACGCTTTAATAGTTATAAAGTCCAGCATGTGTGCAGAGCTGGTGTGAGCACTTCTCTTCAGTGAAAGCTAAGGCACCGGAGTGAGAGCCCCGAGAGCTGGCCAGCCCCTCGGACGGGggcgccggggcggggccggctcaGCAGATGATCTTCAGGCCCGGCTTCTTCTCCTCCACGGCCCGCAGGAGGTTGTCCGTCTCCTCCCTCCAGTAGATGTCGTACAGGCTGTGCGGGGGCAGGGAGCGTGTGGGCCGGGGCACAGCCAGGGGACCCCCACCTGCGTCCTCCCTGGTCTGGctgagccagcagccctggacccccgtcCGCCCATCACTTACACCAGTTTCTCCAGGGGGCAGCTGGGCTGCTGGGCGCTCTCCACCAGCTTCAGGACGCCCACCTCGCTCATGCAGTTGTTGCTCAGGTCCAGTTCGAGCAGGCTGtggttggccagcaggagggcggCCAGCCTAGCGCAGCCCTGGTCCGTCACCTCgcagtcccccagcctgggcggACAGGAGGGCAGAGGTCAGGACCAAGTATACCCTCAGGCTGCCAGACTGGCTGCGTGACCTGGGTCTGTGCCGCCGCCACCACGTGTGGGCCACGGGGGTCCACACGCCATGCCCCGAAGCCCTGAAACGGTTCCGCCCACTCGACCCCGAGGCCAGAGCCGTCCCCAGGGAAGCACAAGCTGGACACAGAACAAAGACGAGACTTGTGACggacagaaaaggaaagaggCAGAAGGCAAAGCGAAGGAAAAGGGTGGGCCCCGAGGCCTGACGGGGTTCCTGAGCGCACCCGTCGGAAACAGGCAGCCCCCCAAGGCCTGACGCTGTGAGCACCCAGAGCCCCACACAGACCAAGCAGGACCCGGGGAGGACAGCCCAGGACGACCCAGGGGCTCCTCtgtgagggaggcctgggccaCGATGGATGATGGGGCCCGACCGGCgtgctggcccccccccccccccccccaccacacacacacacacacacacacgacgcTCACTCACGAGAGCATCCGCAGGGTGGTGCCCGGCTGGTCCAGGCCCTGGCACAGCACCTCCATGCCCGCATCGCCCAGCTTGTTGTTGCTCATCTGCAGCTCCTGGAGGCTCCGGTTCCGGGCCAGCATCGCACTGACGTGCGGGCAGCAGGCGGCCGTGAGGCTGCAGGACTTCATCCTGGGGACACGGAGGAggacctcagcccaggccctCGGGCACCCTGGGGGCTCCCATATCCCGCCCAGAGCATCTCAGCGCCTTCCCACCTCCATGGCCCGACatgcctgcctctccccctcgGGCGGCAGCAGGTCCTGGTCCTCAGCCCCCGCAGTGTCCCCACCAGGccacccctcctccagggccACCTGGCCTGCGGGTGCCTCCTCAAGAGGGCCCCTCAGGCGTCTTCTCCCTTCACAGGCCCGTCCCCGGGGGCACTCACCACAGGGACTCCAGCTGGCAGCGGGGCTCCTGCAGGCTCTCGCACAGCAGCCGCACGCCCTCGTCCCCCACCTCGTTGCCGGCTATGCTGAGCTCCTTCAGGCTCTCCTTGGCTCGGAGCACCCGGCACAGGTCCTTGCAGCCACTGGCCGTGATGTCACACTCCCAGAGCCTGCAGGGGCAGGGGACCGTCACAGCAGGGCCACCAGGGGCATCCCCGCCCGCCCGGCCAGCCCGCAGCCtcgggggagggcgggcaggcggggACACGCCTGGGCAGAGCTACCCTGGACCCCACggccctctgcccaggccccaacTCACCACAGGGTCTTGAGCCTGGAGCCGGGGCTCAGCAGCCCAGGGCACAGCTCCGCGATGCCCGCGTCCCCCAGCTTGTTGTTGCCCAGCTGCAGCTCGCTCAGCGAGGCCTTGGCGGCCACGATGCCGCACAGGTCCGCACAGTTGGCCGTGGTGAGGCCGCAGCCCTCCAGCCTGGGGCACAGGAAGCGCTGTGGCAGCTGCAGACGCCACCCCCGCCccgcttcccaccccagcccagcgctTACCTGAGTGACTCCAGCGGGCAGGTGGAGTCGGCCAGGCCCTGGCACAGCATCCGGGCACCAG contains:
- the PTDSS2 gene encoding phosphatidylserine synthase 2 isoform X2; the encoded protein is MIRDWWTCTIVSVMFEFLEYSLEHQLPNFSECWWDHWIMDVLICNGLGIYCGMKTLKWLSLKTYKWQGLWNIPTYKGKMKRIAFQFTPYSWVRFEWKPASSLRRWLAVCGIILVFLLAELNTFYLKFVLWLPPEHSLVLLRLVFFVNVGGVAMREIYDFMDDPKPHKKLGQQAWLVAAITATELLIVVKYDPQTLTLSLPFYIAQCWTLGSVLVLTWTVWRFFLRDITLRYKETRRQKRQSGGDQGNTGGHVDRQRSGPDNPPGPLEAEREGEGHRL
- the RNH1 gene encoding ribonuclease inhibitor isoform X2; the protein is MSLDLHYQQLSDARWTELLPLMQQYQVVRLVDCGVTGGRCKDVSSALRDNSALTELSLSSNELGDAGTHLVLQGLQPTCKIQKLSLQNCNVTEAGCGALSSVLRSLPSLRELDLSYNQLRDAGLQLLCEGLLDPQCHIERLQLEYSNLTAASCEALASVLRAKRELKELGVSNNDIGEAGARMLCQGLADSTCPLESLRLEGCGLTTANCADLCGIVAAKASLSELQLGNNKLGDAGIAELCPGLLSPGSRLKTLWLWECDITASGCKDLCRVLRAKESLKELSIAGNEVGDEGVRLLCESLQEPRCQLESLWMKSCSLTAACCPHVSAMLARNRSLQELQMSNNKLGDAGMEVLCQGLDQPGTTLRMLSLGDCEVTDQGCARLAALLLANHSLLELDLSNNCMSEVGVLKLVESAQQPSCPLEKLVLYDIYWREETDNLLRAVEEKKPGLKIIC
- the PTDSS2 gene encoding phosphatidylserine synthase 2 isoform X1 codes for the protein MRRGERRGAGGPRPGSPVPAGKAALEEPPDGAPAGRRSTESEVYDDGTNTFFWRAHTLTVLFILTCVLGYVTLLEETPQDTAYNTKRGIVASILVFLCFGVTQAKDGPFSRPHPAYWRFWLCVSVVYELFLIFILFQTVQDGRQFLKYVDPRLGVPLPERDYGGNCLIYDADNEADPFHNVWDKLDGFVPAHFIGWYLKTLMIRDWWTCTIVSVMFEFLEYSLEHQLPNFSECWWDHWIMDVLICNGLGIYCGMKTLKWLSLKTYKWQGLWNIPTYKGKMKRIAFQFTPYSWVRFEWKPASSLRRWLAVCGIILVFLLAELNTFYLKFVLWLPPEHSLVLLRLVFFVNVGGVAMREIYDFMDDPKPHKKLGQQAWLVAAITATELLIVVKYDPQTLTLSLPFYIAQCWTLGSVLVLTWTVWRFFLRDITLRYKETRRQKRQSGGDQGNTGGHVDRQRSGPDNPPGPLEAEREGEGHRL